The Zalophus californianus isolate mZalCal1 chromosome 8, mZalCal1.pri.v2, whole genome shotgun sequence genome has a segment encoding these proteins:
- the EMILIN1 gene encoding EMILIN-1 isoform X1: MAPGTLWSCYLCCLLTTAVGAASYPPRGYSLYTGAGGALSPGEPQAQSGPRPASRHRNWCAYVVTRTVSCVLEDGVETFVKPDYQPCGWGQPQCPRSIMYRSFLRPRYRVAYKTVTDMEWRCCQGYGGDDCAEGPAPPLGPAPTTPRPRPRPARPNLSGSSAGSHLSGLGGEGPGDSEKVQQLEEQVQGLTKELQGLRGVLQGLSGRLAEDVQRAVETAFNGRQQPADAAARPGVHETLSEIQQQLQLLDNRVSTHDQELGHLNNHHSGGGGGALDPTPAPPGPSEELLRELERRLQESCSVCLAGLDGFRQQQQEDRERLRALEKLLASVEERQRQVPGHAVGRRPLQECCPPELGRRLAELERRLDVVAGSVTVLSGRRGTELGGAAGQGGHPPGYTSLASRLSRLEDQFNSTLGPSEEQEEGWPGRPGGLGHWLPAARGRLEKLEGLLANVSGVLGGRLDLLEEQVAGAVQACGQLCSGAPGEQDSQVSEILSALERRVLDSEGQLHLVGSGLHKVGAAGEAQQAALEELQGVVGQLQGRMDAQDETIAEFALQLNLTAARLGQLEGLLQARGDEGCGACGGVQEELGRLRDGVERCSCPLLPPRGPGAGPGVGGPSRGPLDGFSVFGGSSGSALQALQGELSEVILTFSSLNDSLHELQTTVEGQGADLADLGATKDRIISEINRLQQEATEHAAESEERFRGLEEGQAQAGQCPSLEGRLGRLEGVCERLDTVAGGLQGLREGLSRHVAGLWAGLRETNSTSQTQAALLEKLLGGQAGLGRRLGALNSSVLLLEDQLHQLSLKDFTGPAGEAGPSGPPGIQGPPGPAGPPGLPGKEGQRGPIGPPGPQGEQGVEGAPAAPVPRVAFSAALSLPRSEPGTVPFDRVLLNDGGYYDPETGVFTAPLAGRYLLSAVLTGHRHEKVEAVLSRSNLGVARIDSGGYEPEGLENKPVAESQPSPGALGVFSLILPLQAGDTVCIDLVMGQLAHSEEPLTIFSGALLYGDLELDQV, from the exons ATGGCCCCCGGCACCCTCTGGAGCTGCTACCTCTGCTGCTTGCTGACCACAGCCGTGGGGGCAGCTAGCTACCCTCCCCGCGGTTATAGCCTCTACACGGGGGCCGGGGGGGCCCTCAGCCCTGGGGAACCCCAGGCCCAGAGCGGCCCCCGGCCTGCCAGCCGCCACAG GAACTGGTGTGCCTATGTGGTGACCCGGACAGTGAGCTGTGTCCTTGAGGATGGAGTGGAGACCTTCGTCAAGCCTGACTACCAGCCCTGTGGCTGGGGCCAGCCCCAGTGTCCCCGCAGCATCAT gtaCCGCAGCTTCCTCCGCCCTCGCTACCGAGTGGCCTACAAGACCGTAACGGATATGGAGTGGAGGTGCTGTCAGGGGTATGGGGGCGATGACTGTGCTGAGGGTCCCGCCCCGCCGCTGGGTCCTGCACCTACCACACcacggccccggccccggcccgcccGCCCCAACCTCTCTGGCTCCAGTGCAGGAAGCCACCTGAGTGGACTAGGTGGGGAAG GTCCTGGGGACTCAGAGAAGGTGCAGCAGCtggaggagcaggtgcagggcctGACAAAGGAGCTGCAGGGCCTCCGAGGTGTCCTGCAGGGACTGAGTGGGCGCCTGGCCGAAGACGTCCAGAGGGCTGTGGAGACGGCCTTTAACGGGAGGCAGCAGCCCGCAGATGCGGCGGCCCGCCCCGGCGTGCACGAAACCCTCAGTGAGatccagcagcagctgcagctcCTGGACAACCGCGTCTCCACCCACGACCAGGAGCTGGGCCATCTCAACAACCATcacagcggcggcggcggcggggccctGGACCCCACCCCGGCCCCTCCGGGCCCCAGTGAGGAGCTGCTGCGGGAGCTGGAGCGGCGGCTGCAGGAGTCCTGCTCGGTGTGCCTGGCGGGGCTCGATGGCTTCCGCCAGCAGCAACAGGAGGACAGAGAGCGGCTGCGGGCCCTGGAGAAGCTACTGGCCTCCGTGGAAGAGCGGCAGCGGCAGGTCCCCGGGCACGCTGTGGGCCGCAGGCCCCTTCAGGAGTGCTGCCCTCCCGAGCTGGGCCGGCGGCTGGCTGAGCTGGAGCGGAGGCTGGATGTAGTGGCCGGCTCGGTGACAGTGCTGAGCGGGCGGCGAGGCACCGAGCTGGGAGGAGCGGCGGGGCAGGGGGGCCACCCCCCAGGCTACACCAGCTTAGCGTCCCGCCTTTCTCGCCTGGAGGACCAATTCAACTCCACTCTGGGTCCCTCAGAAGAACAGGAGGAGGGCTGGCCTGGGcggcctgggggcctgggccaCTGGCTGCCTGCTGCCCGGGGCCGACTAGAAAAGCTGGAGGGACTGTTGGCCAACGTGAGTGGGGTGCTGGGTGGGCGGCTGGATCTGCTAGAAGAGCAGGTGGCAGGGGCCGTGCAGGCGTGCGGGCAGCTCtgctctggggcccctggggagcAGGACTCCCAGGTCAGCGAGATCCTCAGTGCCTTGGAGCGCAGGGTGCTAGACAGCGAGGGGCAGCTGCATCTGGTGGGCTCAGGCCTGCACAAGGTGGGAGCAGCCGGGGAGGCCCAGCAGGCTGCACTGGAGGAACTGCAAGGGGTCGTGGGCCAGCTCCAGGGTCGCATGGACGCGCAGGACGAGACAATTGCAGAGTTTGCACTGCAGCTGAATCTCACGGCCGCACGGCTGGGCCAACTGGAGGGACTACTGCAGGCCCGTGGGGATGAGGGCTGTGGGGCCTGTGGCGGTGTCCAAGAGGAGCTGGGCCGCCTTCGGGATGGTGTGGAGCGCTGCTCCTGCCCCCTGTTGCCCCCACggggccctggggctggcccAGGTGTTGGGGGGCCAAGCCGAGGGCCTCTGGATGGCTTCAGTGTGTTTGGGGGGAGCTCAGGCTCAGCCCTCCAGGCCCTGCAAGGAGAGCTCTCGGAGGTTATTCTCACCTTCAGCTCTCTCAACGACTCACTGCATGAGCTCCAGACCACTGTGGAAGGCCAGGGTGCTGATCTGGCTGACCTAGGAGCCACCAAGGACCGCATCATCTCGGAAATTAACAGGCTGCAGCAGGAGGCCACAGAGCATGCCGCGGAGAGTGAGGAGCGCTTCCGAGGCCTCGAAGAGGGACAGGCACAGGCCGGCCAGTGCCCCAGCCTAGAGGGGCGATTGGGCCGCCTCGAGGGAGTCTGTGAGCGGTTGGACACAGTGGCCGGGGGACTGCAGGGCCTGCGCGAGGGCCTTTCCAGACATGTGgcggggctctgggctgggctccGGGAAACCAACAGCACCAGCCAGACACAGGCAGCCTTGCTAGAGAAGCTGCTGGGGGGGCAGGCAGGCCTGGGCAGGCGGCTCGGTGCCCTTAACAGCTCCGTGCTGCTCCTGGAGGACCAGCTTCACCAGCTCAGTCTGAAGGACTTCACTG GGCCTGCGGGTGAGGCTGGGCCCTCAGGGCCTCCTGGGATACAGGGACCACCAGGCCCTGCTGGACCTCCAGGACTTCCAGGCAAGGAGGGACAAAGGGGGCCCATCGGGCCACCAG GTCCCCAGGGAGAGCAGG GAGTGGAGGGGGCACCAGCAGCCCCCGTGCCCCGGGTGGCCTTTTCAGCTGCCCTGAGTTTGCCACGGTCCGAACCAGGCACAGTGCCCTTCGACAGAGTCCTGCTCAACGATGGGGGCTACTATGATCCAGAGACTG GCGTGTTCACAGCGCCCCTGGCCGGGCGCTACTTGCTGAGCGCGGTGCTGACCGGGCACCGGCACGAGAAAGTGGAGGCCGTGCTGTCCCGCTCCAACCTGGGCGTGGCCCGCATAGACTCTGGTGGCTATGAGCCTGAGGGCCTGGAGAATAAGCCAGTAGCTGAGAGCCAGCCCAGCCCCGGCGCCCTGGGCGTCTTCAGCCTCATCCTGCCTCTGCAGGCTGGAGACACGGTCTGCATCGACCTGGTCATGGGGCAGCTGGCGCACTCGGAGGAGCCGCTCACCATCTTCAGCGGAGCCCTGCTCTATGGGGACCTGGAGCTAGATCAGGTGTAG
- the EMILIN1 gene encoding EMILIN-1 isoform X2, which translates to MYRSFLRPRYRVAYKTVTDMEWRCCQGYGGDDCAEGPAPPLGPAPTTPRPRPRPARPNLSGSSAGSHLSGLGGEGPGDSEKVQQLEEQVQGLTKELQGLRGVLQGLSGRLAEDVQRAVETAFNGRQQPADAAARPGVHETLSEIQQQLQLLDNRVSTHDQELGHLNNHHSGGGGGALDPTPAPPGPSEELLRELERRLQESCSVCLAGLDGFRQQQQEDRERLRALEKLLASVEERQRQVPGHAVGRRPLQECCPPELGRRLAELERRLDVVAGSVTVLSGRRGTELGGAAGQGGHPPGYTSLASRLSRLEDQFNSTLGPSEEQEEGWPGRPGGLGHWLPAARGRLEKLEGLLANVSGVLGGRLDLLEEQVAGAVQACGQLCSGAPGEQDSQVSEILSALERRVLDSEGQLHLVGSGLHKVGAAGEAQQAALEELQGVVGQLQGRMDAQDETIAEFALQLNLTAARLGQLEGLLQARGDEGCGACGGVQEELGRLRDGVERCSCPLLPPRGPGAGPGVGGPSRGPLDGFSVFGGSSGSALQALQGELSEVILTFSSLNDSLHELQTTVEGQGADLADLGATKDRIISEINRLQQEATEHAAESEERFRGLEEGQAQAGQCPSLEGRLGRLEGVCERLDTVAGGLQGLREGLSRHVAGLWAGLRETNSTSQTQAALLEKLLGGQAGLGRRLGALNSSVLLLEDQLHQLSLKDFTGPAGEAGPSGPPGIQGPPGPAGPPGLPGKEGQRGPIGPPGPQGEQGVEGAPAAPVPRVAFSAALSLPRSEPGTVPFDRVLLNDGGYYDPETGVFTAPLAGRYLLSAVLTGHRHEKVEAVLSRSNLGVARIDSGGYEPEGLENKPVAESQPSPGALGVFSLILPLQAGDTVCIDLVMGQLAHSEEPLTIFSGALLYGDLELDQV; encoded by the exons AT gtaCCGCAGCTTCCTCCGCCCTCGCTACCGAGTGGCCTACAAGACCGTAACGGATATGGAGTGGAGGTGCTGTCAGGGGTATGGGGGCGATGACTGTGCTGAGGGTCCCGCCCCGCCGCTGGGTCCTGCACCTACCACACcacggccccggccccggcccgcccGCCCCAACCTCTCTGGCTCCAGTGCAGGAAGCCACCTGAGTGGACTAGGTGGGGAAG GTCCTGGGGACTCAGAGAAGGTGCAGCAGCtggaggagcaggtgcagggcctGACAAAGGAGCTGCAGGGCCTCCGAGGTGTCCTGCAGGGACTGAGTGGGCGCCTGGCCGAAGACGTCCAGAGGGCTGTGGAGACGGCCTTTAACGGGAGGCAGCAGCCCGCAGATGCGGCGGCCCGCCCCGGCGTGCACGAAACCCTCAGTGAGatccagcagcagctgcagctcCTGGACAACCGCGTCTCCACCCACGACCAGGAGCTGGGCCATCTCAACAACCATcacagcggcggcggcggcggggccctGGACCCCACCCCGGCCCCTCCGGGCCCCAGTGAGGAGCTGCTGCGGGAGCTGGAGCGGCGGCTGCAGGAGTCCTGCTCGGTGTGCCTGGCGGGGCTCGATGGCTTCCGCCAGCAGCAACAGGAGGACAGAGAGCGGCTGCGGGCCCTGGAGAAGCTACTGGCCTCCGTGGAAGAGCGGCAGCGGCAGGTCCCCGGGCACGCTGTGGGCCGCAGGCCCCTTCAGGAGTGCTGCCCTCCCGAGCTGGGCCGGCGGCTGGCTGAGCTGGAGCGGAGGCTGGATGTAGTGGCCGGCTCGGTGACAGTGCTGAGCGGGCGGCGAGGCACCGAGCTGGGAGGAGCGGCGGGGCAGGGGGGCCACCCCCCAGGCTACACCAGCTTAGCGTCCCGCCTTTCTCGCCTGGAGGACCAATTCAACTCCACTCTGGGTCCCTCAGAAGAACAGGAGGAGGGCTGGCCTGGGcggcctgggggcctgggccaCTGGCTGCCTGCTGCCCGGGGCCGACTAGAAAAGCTGGAGGGACTGTTGGCCAACGTGAGTGGGGTGCTGGGTGGGCGGCTGGATCTGCTAGAAGAGCAGGTGGCAGGGGCCGTGCAGGCGTGCGGGCAGCTCtgctctggggcccctggggagcAGGACTCCCAGGTCAGCGAGATCCTCAGTGCCTTGGAGCGCAGGGTGCTAGACAGCGAGGGGCAGCTGCATCTGGTGGGCTCAGGCCTGCACAAGGTGGGAGCAGCCGGGGAGGCCCAGCAGGCTGCACTGGAGGAACTGCAAGGGGTCGTGGGCCAGCTCCAGGGTCGCATGGACGCGCAGGACGAGACAATTGCAGAGTTTGCACTGCAGCTGAATCTCACGGCCGCACGGCTGGGCCAACTGGAGGGACTACTGCAGGCCCGTGGGGATGAGGGCTGTGGGGCCTGTGGCGGTGTCCAAGAGGAGCTGGGCCGCCTTCGGGATGGTGTGGAGCGCTGCTCCTGCCCCCTGTTGCCCCCACggggccctggggctggcccAGGTGTTGGGGGGCCAAGCCGAGGGCCTCTGGATGGCTTCAGTGTGTTTGGGGGGAGCTCAGGCTCAGCCCTCCAGGCCCTGCAAGGAGAGCTCTCGGAGGTTATTCTCACCTTCAGCTCTCTCAACGACTCACTGCATGAGCTCCAGACCACTGTGGAAGGCCAGGGTGCTGATCTGGCTGACCTAGGAGCCACCAAGGACCGCATCATCTCGGAAATTAACAGGCTGCAGCAGGAGGCCACAGAGCATGCCGCGGAGAGTGAGGAGCGCTTCCGAGGCCTCGAAGAGGGACAGGCACAGGCCGGCCAGTGCCCCAGCCTAGAGGGGCGATTGGGCCGCCTCGAGGGAGTCTGTGAGCGGTTGGACACAGTGGCCGGGGGACTGCAGGGCCTGCGCGAGGGCCTTTCCAGACATGTGgcggggctctgggctgggctccGGGAAACCAACAGCACCAGCCAGACACAGGCAGCCTTGCTAGAGAAGCTGCTGGGGGGGCAGGCAGGCCTGGGCAGGCGGCTCGGTGCCCTTAACAGCTCCGTGCTGCTCCTGGAGGACCAGCTTCACCAGCTCAGTCTGAAGGACTTCACTG GGCCTGCGGGTGAGGCTGGGCCCTCAGGGCCTCCTGGGATACAGGGACCACCAGGCCCTGCTGGACCTCCAGGACTTCCAGGCAAGGAGGGACAAAGGGGGCCCATCGGGCCACCAG GTCCCCAGGGAGAGCAGG GAGTGGAGGGGGCACCAGCAGCCCCCGTGCCCCGGGTGGCCTTTTCAGCTGCCCTGAGTTTGCCACGGTCCGAACCAGGCACAGTGCCCTTCGACAGAGTCCTGCTCAACGATGGGGGCTACTATGATCCAGAGACTG GCGTGTTCACAGCGCCCCTGGCCGGGCGCTACTTGCTGAGCGCGGTGCTGACCGGGCACCGGCACGAGAAAGTGGAGGCCGTGCTGTCCCGCTCCAACCTGGGCGTGGCCCGCATAGACTCTGGTGGCTATGAGCCTGAGGGCCTGGAGAATAAGCCAGTAGCTGAGAGCCAGCCCAGCCCCGGCGCCCTGGGCGTCTTCAGCCTCATCCTGCCTCTGCAGGCTGGAGACACGGTCTGCATCGACCTGGTCATGGGGCAGCTGGCGCACTCGGAGGAGCCGCTCACCATCTTCAGCGGAGCCCTGCTCTATGGGGACCTGGAGCTAGATCAGGTGTAG